From Halotia branconii CENA392, the proteins below share one genomic window:
- a CDS encoding biotin--[acetyl-CoA-carboxylase] ligase translates to MALDQQLLEIALKKGRKSNFLPFSLHIFESVSSTNQILWDLLHQGSESGSVVIATQQTAGRGQWGRQWISPTGGLYLSVAIAPKLEATASYQLTLATAWGIASQLRQCGVNVGIKWPNDLVLNNRKLGGILTETKVNKGCITQAVIGVGINWANPVPETGINLELWQASQASKSISCLEMLTSTVLLGIESGVQCLCQEGISILLSRYCNLLTNMGDRVCVNNHSGIVVGVTDQGNLRLKMVIDNTNELAIPEISVEPGIISLGYSKTSV, encoded by the coding sequence GTGGCACTTGATCAGCAACTCTTGGAAATTGCCTTGAAAAAAGGACGTAAGTCTAATTTCTTACCATTTTCTCTACACATTTTTGAAAGCGTTTCTTCAACTAACCAAATTCTCTGGGATTTACTTCACCAAGGATCTGAAAGTGGTTCTGTAGTAATTGCTACTCAACAGACCGCTGGCAGAGGACAATGGGGTCGTCAGTGGATTTCTCCCACCGGAGGATTATATCTTTCGGTGGCGATCGCTCCTAAACTAGAAGCTACTGCCAGTTACCAACTAACTTTAGCAACTGCTTGGGGAATTGCCTCACAATTGCGTCAGTGTGGCGTGAATGTGGGGATTAAATGGCCTAACGATTTAGTCTTAAATAATCGCAAATTAGGCGGCATTTTGACAGAAACCAAAGTAAACAAGGGATGCATCACTCAAGCAGTCATCGGTGTTGGTATTAACTGGGCAAATCCAGTACCAGAAACTGGAATTAATCTAGAATTATGGCAAGCTTCCCAGGCTAGTAAATCTATTTCTTGTCTGGAAATGCTCACCTCCACGGTTTTACTGGGAATAGAATCCGGTGTGCAATGCCTTTGCCAAGAAGGAATAAGCATACTCTTGTCTCGCTATTGCAATTTACTGACCAATATGGGCGATCGGGTATGCGTCAATAATCATTCAGGCATTGTAGTTGGGGTAACAGATCAGGGAAATCTCCGGCTAAAAATGGTAATAGATAATACAAATGAACTAGCGATACCAGAAATTTCTGTTGAACCCGGTATAATCAGTTTGGGATATAGCAAGACTTCTGTTTAA
- a CDS encoding M23 family metallopeptidase, which translates to MTQRNNSAHNRLHNSKQQDLMTRRFSCGKLLRIYFSTLPAQSFYLLSSVSFLSGGMAFAQTEASIDNIVPTIENSQPTATTNFVKKDTTVPKSVRSQPSVSQRQTKLIQKLRRSEVSQSAATVRQSKPKVKIEQSAATVRQSKPKVETESAVDVQRSENLRVAPVHVEEKPQVEFSQPKASVADRQEKTQTEVAKPTAPRSLPKKLPEVAQPSNNSNNAVRATTGKTKDYNNAYIDPTNYNTDTTATYQAPNSVVLTERSSGCRTTLSSGQTVSGGACAKVPNTQRLANQKSAPNWLKKSQTAQLATTPPVRQVATTSNSSKWRATGNNSTNVTKTAYRPNRFIPKPSDFATTRVSAAPIAPSGGTLPPPMAEGNVAPRPSTVSYDFALASVLPQIPYTGAIAYRGGSGMMYPLSVAAPITSLFGWRVHPITGDRRFHAGTDLGAPLGTPVLAAEKGQVETADWMGGYGLAVTINHTSAQQTLYGHMSEIFVQPGQMVQPGTVIGRVGSTGNSTGPHLHFEVRHLTQNGWVAVDPGVQLQVALGQLVQTLQTAQLPQQPGS; encoded by the coding sequence ATGACGCAGCGCAATAACTCTGCCCATAACCGTTTGCACAACTCAAAGCAGCAAGATCTGATGACAAGACGCTTTTCTTGTGGCAAATTGCTCCGGATCTATTTTTCTACTTTACCCGCCCAGAGCTTTTATTTATTAAGTAGTGTTAGCTTCCTCAGTGGTGGCATGGCGTTTGCCCAAACGGAAGCATCAATAGATAACATCGTTCCTACTATTGAAAACTCCCAGCCAACAGCGACGACAAATTTTGTCAAAAAAGATACTACTGTCCCTAAATCAGTGCGATCGCAGCCGAGTGTTTCTCAACGGCAAACCAAACTCATCCAGAAACTTCGCAGATCAGAAGTTTCTCAATCAGCAGCAACCGTTAGACAATCCAAGCCCAAAGTTAAAATTGAGCAATCAGCAGCAACCGTTAGACAATCTAAGCCTAAAGTTGAAACTGAGTCTGCTGTAGATGTCCAACGCTCAGAAAACTTGCGAGTGGCTCCAGTCCATGTTGAAGAAAAACCTCAAGTAGAATTTTCTCAACCCAAAGCAAGCGTCGCAGATAGACAAGAAAAAACCCAAACCGAAGTAGCTAAACCCACTGCTCCTCGCTCTTTACCTAAGAAACTTCCTGAAGTTGCCCAACCATCAAACAACTCAAATAACGCTGTGAGGGCGACAACAGGAAAAACCAAGGATTATAATAACGCCTATATTGACCCCACCAATTACAACACTGATACTACTGCTACTTATCAAGCACCTAACTCGGTAGTACTCACAGAACGCTCTAGTGGTTGTCGCACAACTTTATCTTCAGGGCAAACTGTATCAGGTGGTGCTTGTGCTAAAGTACCTAATACTCAACGTTTAGCTAATCAAAAATCAGCACCTAATTGGCTTAAGAAAAGTCAAACTGCCCAATTAGCAACCACTCCACCAGTCCGGCAGGTGGCTACTACTAGCAACAGCAGCAAATGGCGGGCGACTGGGAATAATTCTACTAATGTCACCAAGACGGCGTATCGTCCTAACAGGTTTATCCCCAAACCCAGCGATTTTGCTACTACAAGAGTGAGTGCAGCACCAATTGCACCGAGTGGTGGTACATTGCCCCCACCAATGGCTGAAGGCAATGTTGCTCCTCGTCCCAGCACCGTGTCTTACGATTTTGCTTTAGCATCAGTATTGCCACAAATACCTTACACTGGTGCGATCGCCTATCGTGGCGGTTCGGGGATGATGTATCCGCTTTCTGTAGCTGCTCCGATTACTTCATTGTTTGGTTGGCGAGTACACCCCATTACAGGCGATCGCCGCTTCCACGCTGGTACAGACTTGGGTGCGCCTTTAGGTACACCAGTTTTGGCAGCAGAAAAAGGTCAGGTGGAAACTGCTGACTGGATGGGTGGCTATGGTTTAGCCGTTACCATAAATCACACTTCTGCTCAACAAACCCTTTACGGTCACATGTCAGAAATCTTTGTTCAACCTGGTCAGATGGTGCAACCAGGAACTGTCATTGGGCGAGTTGGTAGTACTGGCAATTCCACAGGGCCTCACCTCCACTTTGAAGTCCGTCACCTCACACAAAACGGTTGGGTTGCTGTTGACCCAGGAGTTCAATTACAGGTTGCCCTTGGCCAGTTAGTCCAAACCTTACAAACTGCCCAACTACCCCAGCAGCCTGGATCTTAG
- a CDS encoding riboflavin synthase, protein MFTGLIQALGTMKPLEGDSWQITCVSQPSIVIMQDLAYGDSVAVDGVCLTVEKVLKDGFIATASPETLRRTTLGGENVQQRYVNLETSLRVGSKVGGHFVMGHVDGTGRLLEVKQTASSWEMTFIASEAIAQYIVPKGSIAVNGISLTVAAYEPETSQFTVAVIPITYAETNLRYLVPGNWVNLEGDILGKYVEKFLHPSQSNHIASITPEFLAEHGYL, encoded by the coding sequence GTGTTTACAGGATTAATCCAAGCTTTAGGAACGATGAAACCCTTAGAGGGCGATTCTTGGCAAATTACTTGTGTAAGTCAACCATCTATTGTCATTATGCAGGATCTAGCTTACGGTGACAGTGTTGCTGTAGATGGTGTTTGCCTGACAGTGGAAAAAGTCTTAAAAGACGGATTTATTGCTACTGCCTCACCGGAAACTCTCCGCCGCACTACTTTAGGAGGTGAAAACGTGCAACAGAGATACGTTAACCTAGAAACCTCTCTGCGCGTAGGTAGTAAGGTCGGCGGTCATTTTGTCATGGGTCATGTAGACGGCACAGGTCGATTACTAGAGGTGAAACAAACAGCTAGCTCTTGGGAAATGACTTTTATAGCATCCGAAGCGATCGCACAGTACATTGTCCCTAAAGGTAGCATTGCGGTGAATGGCATCAGCCTGACGGTAGCGGCATACGAGCCAGAAACATCTCAGTTCACAGTAGCAGTAATTCCTATCACTTATGCCGAGACAAATCTTCGTTATCTTGTCCCTGGTAATTGGGTGAATTTAGAAGGGGATATTCTAGGCAAATACGTAGAAAAATTCCTTCATCCTAGCCAAAGCAACCACATAGCCTCAATTACACCTGAATTTTTAGCAGAACACGGGTATCTGTAA
- the pgeF gene encoding peptidoglycan editing factor PgeF, whose translation MHTWHWHNWQGLPYLSCSLLEHWHHGFFTQQFWPRSPQELTNVLHPEASVYRLKQVHGNTVLTPQEVDHQVSTLEDDLASADGLISQQPLQAVWVASADCTPVLIGDVTTKQVAAVHAGWRGTAAKIVPQAIARLQAQGSKLDDLRIAMGPAIAGEVYQVSVDVAAKIGSSIVSHEDEQKIVNALHELPNSPLLLDPNPGKVKLDVRRVNVLQLENLGISAEQLAIAPYCTFQTPDHFFSYRREQEKKVQWSGIVSGKIS comes from the coding sequence ATGCACACTTGGCACTGGCACAATTGGCAAGGACTACCCTACCTGAGTTGTAGTCTTTTAGAACATTGGCATCATGGCTTTTTTACCCAGCAGTTTTGGCCGCGATCGCCACAAGAGTTAACAAACGTGCTGCACCCAGAGGCATCAGTTTATCGTTTAAAACAAGTTCATGGCAATACAGTTTTAACTCCCCAAGAAGTCGATCACCAAGTAAGCACGCTTGAAGATGATTTAGCCTCGGCTGATGGTCTAATTAGTCAACAGCCTCTACAAGCTGTGTGGGTAGCTAGCGCCGATTGTACACCTGTGTTAATTGGGGATGTGACAACTAAACAAGTAGCAGCAGTACATGCAGGTTGGCGGGGTACAGCAGCAAAAATTGTCCCTCAAGCGATCGCCCGACTGCAAGCGCAGGGTAGCAAACTCGATGATTTACGTATTGCAATGGGACCTGCGATCGCTGGGGAAGTTTACCAAGTTTCTGTGGATGTAGCGGCAAAAATTGGGTCTAGCATTGTATCTCACGAAGATGAACAAAAGATTGTCAATGCATTGCACGAGCTACCTAATTCTCCTTTACTTCTAGATCCTAATCCAGGTAAAGTCAAGCTGGATGTGCGGCGAGTAAATGTTTTACAACTAGAAAATTTAGGGATTAGTGCCGAACAATTGGCGATCGCTCCTTATTGTACTTTCCAAACTCCCGATCATTTCTTTTCTTACCGTCGCGAACAAGAGAAAAAAGTGCAGTGGTCAGGAATTGTCAGCGGCAAAATAAGTTAA